One genomic segment of Oenanthe melanoleuca isolate GR-GAL-2019-014 chromosome 5, OMel1.0, whole genome shotgun sequence includes these proteins:
- the CINP gene encoding cyclin-dependent kinase 2-interacting protein isoform X1, with the protein MAAKSPPDSTPRRPVLSVSARKIKDNAADWHNLMMKWERLNDNGFTTANKIVNMRISEQFQDNKLEIACDNNATELEKPTPKYNEELDNCCAELLETLKHMTKIQLKMEKLTSTTKAICDLETFHHGAGNCTAPFFHTWPTSYFYEVSLKLSEMYKKELQLKQTIVQDIAHSADQDLMMVYLSSWLYQPYIENSSMLLLEAMLLETGHRQC; encoded by the exons ATGGCGG CAAAAAGCCCTCCTGATAGTACTCCAAGAAGGCCTGTTTTATCTGTCAGtgcaagaaaaattaaagataatGCAGCAGACTGGCATAATTTAATGATGAAATGGGAGAGACTGAATGATAATGGATTTACTACAGCAAACAAAATAGTCAACATGAGAATCAGTGAGCA ATTTCAAGACAACAAACTGGAGATAGCATGTGATAACAATGCCACAGAACTTGAAAAGCCAACCCCAAAGTACAATGAAGAGCTGGACAATTGCTGTGCAGAATTACTTGAGACTTTAAAGCATATG acaaaaatacaactgaaaatggaaaagcttACTTCAACTACTAAAGCAATCTGTGACTTAGAAACATTCCACCACGGAGCTGGGAATTGCACAGCACCCTTCTTCCATACATGGCCCACATCATACTTCT ATGAGGTTTCTCTGAAGCTGTCTGAAATGTACAAGAAGGAGCTACAACTCAAGCAAACAATTGTACAAGACATTGCTCATTCTGCTGATCAGGATCTGATGATGGTGTATTTATCCTCGTGGTTGTACCAGCCTTACATTGAGAACAGCAGCATGCTGCTGCTTGAAGCCATGCTGCTGGAAACAGGACACAGGCAGTGCTAG
- the CINP gene encoding cyclin-dependent kinase 2-interacting protein isoform X2, whose translation MMKWERLNDNGFTTANKIVNMRISEQFQDNKLEIACDNNATELEKPTPKYNEELDNCCAELLETLKHMTKIQLKMEKLTSTTKAICDLETFHHGAGNCTAPFFHTWPTSYFYEVSLKLSEMYKKELQLKQTIVQDIAHSADQDLMMVYLSSWLYQPYIENSSMLLLEAMLLETGHRQC comes from the exons ATGATGAAATGGGAGAGACTGAATGATAATGGATTTACTACAGCAAACAAAATAGTCAACATGAGAATCAGTGAGCA ATTTCAAGACAACAAACTGGAGATAGCATGTGATAACAATGCCACAGAACTTGAAAAGCCAACCCCAAAGTACAATGAAGAGCTGGACAATTGCTGTGCAGAATTACTTGAGACTTTAAAGCATATG acaaaaatacaactgaaaatggaaaagcttACTTCAACTACTAAAGCAATCTGTGACTTAGAAACATTCCACCACGGAGCTGGGAATTGCACAGCACCCTTCTTCCATACATGGCCCACATCATACTTCT ATGAGGTTTCTCTGAAGCTGTCTGAAATGTACAAGAAGGAGCTACAACTCAAGCAAACAATTGTACAAGACATTGCTCATTCTGCTGATCAGGATCTGATGATGGTGTATTTATCCTCGTGGTTGTACCAGCCTTACATTGAGAACAGCAGCATGCTGCTGCTTGAAGCCATGCTGCTGGAAACAGGACACAGGCAGTGCTAG